One part of the Quercus lobata isolate SW786 chromosome 7, ValleyOak3.0 Primary Assembly, whole genome shotgun sequence genome encodes these proteins:
- the LOC115952694 gene encoding protein SSUH2 homolog — MEEPLLSSVSEQRSEAATEKEGEKWSSYQYVGRTGSVIPTASLAGTEVSVEEIRTAGSFSDHYPPSIHAALVSSPEPDPNVQAIVYQGGYGGEYGGTGTTTDFQRQILDEVEIRELLIDHVGHRCCWGSRPARTWKIHTVEDCNVYVGTLDTFIEERELITETEAYLGGNIDGKDTGPELGIWELDLRSQFPLLFTSYEESRAKIPHSETIEKCSGCDGRGNIVCPTCNASQEPGFFKENQMTECPACYGRGLIAHRDGSDTKCVKCNGKGKIPCATCASRGLIKCETCNASGSLRSHKVAIVRWKTLSTRKVSATSGAASVPDEVFHRAKGVQLCNTQAYQCTPAFFADSFSLNKFSSEVIAERAHVPPSARVICERHTISVVPVTRVTMSHRNRSFSFYIIGFSREVYLKDYYPSRFCWGLCPCLEWLKL, encoded by the exons atggAGGAGCCTCTGCTCTCATCAGTCTCAG AACAAAGAAGTGAAGCGGCAACAGAGAAAGAAGGTGAAAAATGGAGCTCGTACCAGTACGTGGGAAGAACAGGCTCTGTGATTCCTACTGCTTCGTTGGCCGGCACTGAAGTCAGCGTTGAAGAGATTCGAACGGCGGGTTCTTTTTCCGATCATTATCCGCCTTCCATTCATGCCGCTTTGGTTAGTTCGCCTGAGCCCGATCCCAATG TGCAAGCTATTGTTTATCAAGGTGGATATGGAGGAGAATATGGTGGAACTGGAACCACCACTGATTTCCAGAG GCAAATATTGGATGAAGTAGAGATACGAGAATTGCTCATTGATCATGTTGGTCATCGTTGCTGCTGGGGAAGTCGTCCAGCTCGGACGTGGAAGATTCATACGGTTGAAGACTGCAATGTTTATGTAGGAACTCTAGATACGTTTATAGAGGAAAGGGAACTTATAACAGAAACAGAGGCCTACCTCGGTGGAAATATTGATGGAAAGGATACTGGACCTGAACTTGGAATCTGGGAATTGGATTTAAGGTCTCAGTTCCCTCTCCTATTTACATCTTACGAAGAATCACGGGCAAAAATTCCCCATTCTGAAACCATTGAGAAATGCTCAG GATGTGATGGACGGGGAAATATTGTCTGTCCTACATGCAATGCAAGCCAAGAACCTggattttttaaggaaaatcaGATGACTGAATGCCCTGCTTGTTATGGGAGAGGTTTAATTGCCCATAGAGATGGATCAGACACAAA ATGTGTGAAATGTAATGGCAAGGGAAAGATTCCCTGTGCAACTTGTGCATCTCGTGGACTAATTAAATGTGAGACATGTAATGCAAGTGGTTCTCTTCGGTCACACAAGGTCGCCATTGTTCGAtg GAAGACACTTTCAACTCGAAAAGTTAGTGCAACAAGTGGAGCAGCATCAGTTCCTGATGAAGTTTTCCACAGAGCCAAAGGTGTGCAGTTGTGCAACACTCAGGCATATCAATGCACTCCTGCCTTTTTTGCtgactctttctccctcaacaAGTTTTCTTCTGAAGTTATTGCAGAGAGAGCACATGTACCTCCCTCTGCTAGAGTCATATGTGAGAGGCATACCATCTCTGTTGTGCCAGTTACGCGTGTCACCATGTCTCATCGCAATCGATCCTTCAGTTTCTATATTATTGGCTTTAGCAGGGAGGTCTACTTGAAGGACTATTATCCTTCTAGGTTTTGTTGGGGGCTATGTCCTTGCTTGGAATGGTTGAAGCTGTAA